One genomic window of Desulfuromonas sp. AOP6 includes the following:
- a CDS encoding sigma-54 dependent transcriptional regulator has protein sequence MASKRIMLIDNEEGLCRMMEAILTDNGYTAKAYTRSFEAVEEFKAADWDLVISDVKMPGMDGLEVLQRIKEKSPSTPVIMITAFATVEMSIQALRRGAYDILTKPFEPEELLYRVKNALKQTELFEENQELRKELVGKFRFDNIIGATTGLRPLMETVEKIAIRDTSVLITGESGTGKELIAQAIHYNSPRRDKRFLAINCGALPESLLESELFGYKKGAFTGATENRQGLLEAADGGTLFLDEVGNLPMNVQKTLLRFLQEQEFHRIGDTRPTKVNVRILSATNADLLADVEKGSFREDLYYRLNVVNLRLPSLRERRSDIPLLVTHFIKQQNEKFGTQIKGLSSEALNATCQFSWPGNIRQLRNVLEASMAVETAEVIQLDTLAQFIDTGKESTAEPDPSSDGENDYSSALADFEIRYLKSLLQKNGGNIEAAAREAGMNMATIYRKLKKYDISREDFS, from the coding sequence ATGGCTTCTAAACGCATCATGCTGATTGATAACGAAGAAGGCCTCTGCCGGATGATGGAGGCGATCCTCACCGACAACGGCTACACGGCCAAAGCCTACACGCGCTCCTTTGAAGCGGTGGAAGAATTCAAAGCCGCTGACTGGGACCTGGTTATCAGCGATGTTAAAATGCCGGGCATGGACGGGCTCGAAGTACTGCAGCGCATCAAGGAAAAATCACCCTCCACCCCCGTTATCATGATCACCGCCTTCGCCACGGTGGAGATGTCTATTCAGGCCCTGCGACGGGGCGCCTACGATATTCTGACGAAGCCTTTCGAGCCCGAGGAACTTCTCTACCGGGTCAAAAATGCCCTCAAGCAGACCGAGCTTTTTGAAGAGAACCAGGAGCTGCGCAAGGAACTGGTGGGCAAGTTCCGCTTTGACAATATCATCGGCGCCACCACCGGCCTGCGGCCTCTCATGGAGACGGTGGAAAAGATCGCCATCCGCGACACCTCCGTGCTCATTACCGGCGAGTCGGGTACGGGCAAGGAGCTGATCGCCCAGGCCATTCATTACAACAGCCCTCGCCGCGACAAGCGTTTTCTCGCCATCAACTGTGGCGCCCTGCCAGAATCCCTGCTCGAAAGCGAACTCTTCGGCTACAAAAAAGGCGCCTTCACGGGCGCGACGGAGAACCGGCAGGGACTGCTGGAAGCGGCCGATGGAGGGACCCTCTTTCTCGACGAAGTCGGCAATCTCCCGATGAACGTGCAGAAAACTCTGCTTCGATTTCTGCAGGAGCAGGAATTCCATCGCATCGGCGATACACGCCCCACCAAAGTGAACGTCCGCATCCTGTCGGCCACCAACGCGGATCTGCTAGCCGATGTCGAGAAGGGCTCCTTTCGCGAAGATCTCTACTATCGTCTCAACGTGGTGAATCTCAGGCTCCCTTCCCTGCGGGAACGCCGAAGCGACATCCCCCTGCTCGTGACCCACTTCATCAAACAGCAGAACGAGAAATTTGGCACCCAGATCAAAGGGCTCTCCAGTGAAGCCCTTAATGCAACCTGCCAGTTTTCCTGGCCTGGCAACATTCGCCAGCTGCGTAACGTACTGGAAGCCTCCATGGCCGTGGAAACAGCAGAGGTCATCCAGCTCGACACCCTGGCCCAGTTCATCGACACGGGCAAAGAATCCACAGCAGAACCAGACCCTTCTTCGGACGGTGAAAACGACTATTCATCAGCCCTGGCCGATTTCGAGATCCGTTATCTCAAAAGCCTGCTGCAAAAAAACGGCGGCAATATTGAAGCCGCCGCCCGGGAGGCCGGCATGAACATGGCGACTATCTATCGAAAACTCAAAAAATACGATATCAGCCGAGAAGATTTTTCCTGA
- a CDS encoding GPR1/FUN34/YaaH family transporter, protein MIDKSTVSILPLSSVSVNSAPLGLLGLGLSALLFGLHLTGLFVINSHILAACMFYGGVGQILVGIMEWRRQHTFCAVTCTAFGLFWISLIALIILPEGHSGAAPQTAELVSYLAMWGIFSVIFLINAQVPAPLKLVFAGMSGMILTLAVAISLPSPTLRILAGAFGLLAGSMALYAAMTPALRQFFASTSKR, encoded by the coding sequence ATGATCGACAAATCCACGGTTTCAATTCTTCCCCTGTCATCTGTCTCTGTGAATTCCGCCCCTCTTGGTCTTTTAGGCCTTGGGCTCTCTGCCCTCCTGTTCGGTTTACACCTCACAGGGCTCTTTGTCATAAACAGCCACATTCTGGCAGCCTGCATGTTTTATGGCGGCGTTGGCCAAATTCTTGTCGGCATTATGGAGTGGCGCCGACAGCACACTTTCTGCGCCGTCACCTGCACGGCCTTTGGCCTCTTCTGGATTTCCCTGATTGCTCTGATCATTCTGCCCGAAGGTCATTCGGGGGCAGCGCCACAGACCGCCGAACTCGTCTCCTATCTCGCCATGTGGGGTATTTTCTCCGTTATATTTCTGATCAATGCGCAGGTTCCAGCCCCGCTCAAGTTGGTCTTTGCCGGCATGTCCGGCATGATCTTAACTCTGGCGGTGGCAATATCCCTGCCCAGCCCGACCCTGCGGATTCTCGCCGGCGCTTTCGGCCTGCTGGCTGGGTCCATGGCCCTGTATGCCGCCATGACACCAGCCTTGCGCCAGTTCTTCGCCAGCACATCAAAACGCTGA
- a CDS encoding PAS domain-containing sensor histidine kinase → MPSDQKPGSTPSQQMAQMQGEIERLRHELRENQEAYATLAAQEARYRSLMELAADAIFLGDTQGNITAANASALILTGYEREELIGRNISCLFSDEERAIKPLRYDLVKAGKVVLTERNLSRKDGSTVPVAMNSKMMPDETYHTAMRDISKSKHLEGEMNAAHRELERFVYTISHDLRTPLAAIIGFAEFLQNEHEKQWDGQTEDILREIEKAGTKMLKLLEDLLCLATAGRLERPQSPVPATEVVNSVLTELKSHLNNAGIEVSVGQLPSLHVPETFLTQIFSNLIGNALRYATGTNDCIRIDGQKQGNVIRFFVQDRGRGISEKERSRIFEAFFRGENTQKADGSGLGLAIVQKVAQAYGGKAWLEDTPGGGSTFWVEMEDVPPVHGPLSRE, encoded by the coding sequence ATGCCGTCCGACCAAAAACCTGGCAGCACCCCAAGTCAGCAGATGGCCCAGATGCAGGGGGAAATCGAACGGCTCCGGCACGAGTTACGTGAAAACCAGGAAGCCTATGCCACCCTGGCCGCGCAGGAGGCCCGTTACCGGTCGCTGATGGAACTGGCAGCGGATGCTATTTTTTTGGGGGATACTCAGGGCAACATTACGGCTGCCAACGCCAGCGCGTTGATCTTGACCGGATACGAGAGGGAAGAACTCATCGGCAGAAATATCTCCTGCCTCTTTTCGGACGAAGAGAGAGCGATAAAACCCCTGCGCTATGATCTGGTCAAAGCCGGCAAGGTGGTACTGACCGAACGGAATCTGTCCAGAAAAGACGGCTCCACGGTTCCTGTCGCCATGAACAGCAAAATGATGCCCGACGAGACCTATCACACAGCCATGCGCGACATCAGCAAATCGAAACACCTTGAGGGAGAGATGAATGCGGCCCACAGGGAATTGGAGAGATTTGTCTATACCATTTCCCATGATCTGCGCACCCCTCTGGCGGCGATCATCGGTTTTGCCGAATTCCTGCAGAATGAGCATGAAAAGCAATGGGATGGCCAGACGGAGGATATTCTCAGGGAGATTGAAAAAGCGGGAACAAAGATGCTGAAGCTGCTGGAGGATCTGCTTTGCCTGGCCACGGCAGGTCGACTGGAACGCCCCCAATCTCCGGTCCCTGCAACCGAAGTGGTGAACTCTGTCCTGACCGAGCTGAAAAGTCATCTGAACAATGCCGGCATCGAGGTCTCAGTCGGTCAGCTTCCCTCACTGCATGTTCCTGAAACCTTTCTCACCCAGATTTTCAGCAACCTTATTGGCAACGCCCTGCGCTACGCTACCGGGACTAACGACTGTATCCGTATCGATGGACAGAAACAGGGAAACGTGATTCGATTTTTTGTACAGGACCGGGGCAGAGGAATTTCAGAAAAGGAACGAAGCAGGATTTTTGAGGCTTTTTTCCGGGGTGAAAATACCCAAAAAGCGGATGGCTCCGGCCTGGGACTGGCCATCGTGCAGAAAGTAGCCCAGGCCTATGGCGGCAAAGCCTGGCTTGAGGATACGCCAGGCGGCGGCAGTACCTTCTGGGTCGAAATGGAAGATGTCCCGCCTGTCCACGGTCCTCTTAGCAGAGAATAG
- a CDS encoding CDP-alcohol phosphatidyltransferase family protein — MTVYTSILLEIALPVLLMLGAERFAVTYFLRTPGQVAWVRRHTWLHPNSISRARYPMGFVSAALLHMGYPKMAFLFFTFWMITDITDGDIARKCDLHTEEGETIDPFSDKLMYTPMLVYLSWRGWLNPYLVGFFLTFDIAGQLSRYFIKVKAANLFGKAKTFLVVVLLIVVGLEWIYGPLPLLGRSIQPLMGMVAALAFCSTFFKLIPNYWYANILSILNLVCGLAGCWVILAGHPPVYALGLVFLGQFLDLFDGRAAERWGSTPQGELFDDVADGTSFGLTVGLIVTASFAELWIGALIGAGYVGAVVYRLVRFVVEKRKAGIAGGVGTFSGMPSPAGALLAGTTCVLIPGDLLSALIVVGTSLLMISRVPYPHFGRTVLPKIPKIAKVLFLGVFLFLLALGVRRDHYTAALVVSMIAAVAYLVSPLFWKGSDRSE, encoded by the coding sequence ATGACTGTATACACTTCCATTCTCCTTGAAATCGCCCTGCCGGTGCTACTGATGCTGGGGGCCGAGCGCTTTGCTGTCACTTACTTTCTGCGAACCCCCGGCCAGGTCGCCTGGGTGCGTCGTCATACATGGCTCCACCCCAATTCCATCAGCCGGGCCCGGTATCCCATGGGTTTTGTCTCCGCGGCCTTGCTACATATGGGCTATCCGAAGATGGCTTTTTTGTTCTTTACCTTCTGGATGATTACCGACATCACGGATGGCGATATTGCTCGCAAATGCGACCTCCACACGGAAGAAGGGGAGACGATCGATCCCTTTTCCGACAAGCTCATGTACACCCCCATGCTGGTGTATCTCTCCTGGCGGGGCTGGCTCAACCCCTATCTCGTCGGGTTTTTTCTGACCTTCGATATTGCTGGCCAACTCTCCCGCTATTTTATCAAGGTCAAGGCGGCCAACCTCTTCGGTAAGGCCAAGACCTTTCTGGTTGTGGTTTTGTTGATCGTCGTTGGTCTGGAGTGGATCTACGGTCCTTTGCCGCTCCTTGGAAGATCCATCCAGCCGCTGATGGGCATGGTTGCCGCCCTGGCCTTCTGTTCCACTTTTTTCAAGCTTATTCCCAACTACTGGTATGCCAATATCCTCAGCATTCTGAACCTGGTATGCGGACTGGCCGGCTGTTGGGTGATACTCGCCGGGCATCCACCCGTCTACGCGCTGGGACTGGTTTTTCTCGGGCAGTTTCTTGACCTCTTTGACGGCAGGGCAGCTGAGCGCTGGGGATCAACACCGCAGGGAGAGCTTTTTGACGATGTGGCCGATGGCACGAGCTTCGGCCTTACCGTCGGACTAATCGTCACTGCCTCTTTTGCCGAACTGTGGATCGGTGCTCTGATCGGCGCCGGCTATGTTGGTGCGGTGGTTTACCGTCTGGTGCGCTTTGTGGTGGAGAAACGAAAGGCCGGGATAGCCGGTGGGGTGGGGACTTTTTCGGGAATGCCATCGCCGGCCGGTGCTTTGCTGGCGGGGACGACCTGTGTGCTGATTCCCGGTGATCTGCTGTCAGCCCTTATCGTGGTGGGGACGTCTTTGCTGATGATCTCACGGGTACCCTATCCCCACTTTGGCCGGACGGTGTTGCCCAAGATTCCCAAAATCGCCAAGGTACTTTTTCTAGGGGTCTTTTTGTTTCTGCTTGCCCTGGGGGTTCGTCGCGATCACTATACCGCCGCTCTGGTTGTGTCCATGATTGCTGCCGTCGCCTATCTGGTTTCGCCCCTGTTCTGGAAGGGATCCGATCGCAGCGAATAG